The following coding sequences lie in one Epinephelus lanceolatus isolate andai-2023 chromosome 24, ASM4190304v1, whole genome shotgun sequence genomic window:
- the LOC117249974 gene encoding pinopsin-like yields MFSEVSDVDLTFNLGAPLSHLEQDWSDAPHERLSLSGHRVVSVCLGSIMVFGFLNNLLVLVLFCRFRSLRTPVNMLLLNISVSDMLVCACGTTLSFASSLRSRWLYGRTGCMWYGFVNSCFGIVSLVSLAVLSYDRYSTLMVYNKRVSDYRKPLLAVGAAWLYSVGWTVPPLLGWSSYGLEGAGTSCSVTWTERSSASHSYIVCLFVFCLGLPVLVMVYCYGRLLHAVKQVGHIRRTAARRREFHILFMIVTTVVCYLLCWMPYGVVAMMATFGRQGVVSPVAAVVPSILAKSSTVINPVIYILMNKQFYRCFLILLGCKHPLTESAHSAVPSKTTVVQLNRRPCDSSSRHATAAEPAPLTTQGSIHMEGTSAVKTDPAKPSDPASTVM; encoded by the exons ATGTTCTCCGAGGTGAGTGACGTCGACCTGACGTTCAACCTGGGCGCGCCGCTGTCCCATCTGGAGCAGGACTGGAGCGACGCGCCGCACGAGCGTCTGTCGCTGAGCGGGCACCGCGTGGTGTCGGTGTGTCTGGGCTCCATCATGGTGTTCGGGTTCCTCAACAACCTGCTGGTTCTGGTTCTGTTCTGCCGCTTCCGGTCTCTGCGGACTCCCGTCAACATGCTGCTGCTCAACATCAGCGTCAGCGACATGCTGGTGTGCGCGTGCGGCACGACGCTCAGCTTCGCCTCCAGCCTGCGGAGCCGCTGGCTGTACGGCCGCACCGGCTGCATGTGGTACGGCTTCGTCAACTCCTGCTTCG GAATTGTGTCACTGGTCTCCCTGGCCGTCCTGTCCTACGACCGCTACAGCACCCTGATGGTGTACAACAAGCGGGTGTCGGACTACAGGAAGCCGCTGCTGGCGGTGGGCGCGGCGTGGCTGTACTCAGTGGGCTGGACGGTGCCCCCCCTGCTGGGCTGGAGCAGCTACGGTCTGGAGGGGGCGGGGACCAGCTGCTCGGTGACGTGGACGGAGAGGTCGTCCGCCTCTCACTCGTACATCGTCTGTCTGTTCGTCTTCTGTCTTGGCCTCCCCGTCCTCGTCATGGTGTACTGCTACGGACGCCTGCTGCACGCCGTCAAACAG GTGGGTCATATCAGGCGCACGGCAGCTCGTCGCAGAGAGTTCCACATCCTGTTCATGATCGTCACCACGGTGGTGTGTTACCTGCTCTGCTGGATGCCGTATGGTGTCGTCGCCATGATGGCCACCTTCGGCCGGCAAGGAGTCGTCAGCCCCGTCGCCGCCGTTGTCCCATCGATCCTCGCCAAGAGCAGCACCGTCATTAACCCCGTCATCTACATCCTCATGAACAAACAG TTCTACCGCTGCTTCCTGATCCTGCTCGGCTGTAAACACCCGCTGACGGAGAGCGCTCACTCCGCCGTGCCCTCAAAGACCACCGTGGTCCAGCTCAACCGCCGACCGTGTGACAGCAGCTCCAGACACGCCACCGCCGCTGAGCCGGCGCCGCTCACCACACAGGGCAGCATCCACATGGAGGGAACCAGCGCCGTCAAAACAGACCCCGCCAAACCATCTGACCCCGCCTCCACTGTGATGTAA